AAAGAATCTTGATGAGTTACCGTTCCCTGCTCGACATCTTTTGACTGATATTAAGAATTATCATGAAAAAATCATGCTTTATAAGAAACAGCCGGTTGCCCATATTTTTACTTCACGCGGTTGTCCGTATAAATGTATATTTTGTCAGACACCGTTAGGTAAAACTGTAAGATTTCATAGTGCCGAATATGTCGCCGATGAAATAACTAAATTAGTAAATGACTTTGGTGTTAAGGAAATAAAAATAAATGATGATACTTTTAACTTAAATGAAGGCAGGATTATCAGAATATTTGATATTCTTAAAAAAAGAGGAATTGTTATACCGTGGACCTGCAATTTAAGAGTAAATACTATAAAGGATAAGAATTTTTTAAAAGATATCAAAGAACGTGGTTGTTGGATGATAAGACCTGGTCTTGAGAGTGGCAATCAAAAAGTATTGGATGTTCTTAAAAAAGGAATAACTCTTGAACAAGGAAAGCAAGTGTGTATTTGGGCAAAGGACGTTGGCTTAAAAATTCAGGCTTTTTTTGTTATTGGTAATCCATTGGATACTGAAGAAACAATTTGTGAAACAATTAATTATGCCAAATCCCTTCCCATTGATTATCCTGCATTTTCCCTGATGACTCCGTTTCCCGGCACGGAAATGTGGGAGAAAGCTAATGAATACGGGACTTTTTCATATAATAAATTTAGTGATTTAGCCTATTCACATAAAGTTACTTTCATACCTTATGGTTTGAACAAAAATAAATTACTTTACCTTTATAGAAAAGCGTATAAAGATTCATATTTAAATATAAGAATGATTTTACGGCATTTAAAAAATATTGATAGTTTTGTAGAATTTAAAAGAATGTGTTCTGCTGCTTTTAGTTTTTTTCAATTAGTTGAATAAATAATTTATGAAAAGAAAGGAAATATATCTTAAATTAGTATTAGAACAAATTCCCAGGCTTTTAGGACAGTTGGACAGGGTATTCGAGTCACCGACTTACGGGTGTTTTGACAGGCAGTATTGGAATTACCTGACCAAAGATTTTTCGTCTATAATTCCACAATATGCAACACTTAGCCTGGCTTTAATATACTACATAAGTGATGAAAATAATATATGGTTTAAAAATACGGATATAAAGCGATGGTGTATAGCAAGTATGTTGTATTGGGCAAAAATTCAGCATGATGACGGTTCTTTTGACGAAGCTTATCCATATGAACATAGCCAGCCGGGTACTGCGTTTTCTTTATATTTCATAGCTGAAGCATATGATATTTTTAAAGATGAGATGGATGATATTACAAGAAATCTGATTTTCGATAAAATGAAGAAAGCGTTAGAGTTTACGTGGAATTATAAAAAAGGTGAATTAAATATTAGTAATCACAGCGCCGGAAATATAGCGGCATTTTATAAGATGTATACTCTTGACAATGATGAAAAAAATAAAAATAGAGCTGCTGCC
This genomic interval from Elusimicrobiota bacterium contains the following:
- a CDS encoding radical SAM protein — protein: MKILLINPYLSQEISYGKNFKRLGAVMPPLGLCYIAGVLEKEGYLVNIIDANLKCMSNKDILDIIGKNIPDIIGFYATTLSIDIVVETVKDIKEKYPEIYITIGGPHISGYGKDTLKCKYFDFGIIGEGEYSFLDLVKCLESGSNNFDNIKGLVYKKNGEIIRNEPVQPIKNLDELPFPARHLLTDIKNYHEKIMLYKKQPVAHIFTSRGCPYKCIFCQTPLGKTVRFHSAEYVADEITKLVNDFGVKEIKINDDTFNLNEGRIIRIFDILKKRGIVIPWTCNLRVNTIKDKNFLKDIKERGCWMIRPGLESGNQKVLDVLKKGITLEQGKQVCIWAKDVGLKIQAFFVIGNPLDTEETICETINYAKSLPIDYPAFSLMTPFPGTEMWEKANEYGTFSYNKFSDLAYSHKVTFIPYGLNKNKLLYLYRKAYKDSYLNIRMILRHLKNIDSFVEFKRMCSAAFSFFQLVE